The window CTGGTAGAAGCGCACGCCTTCGCGCTGGGTCTGGGCGCGCTGCTGGCCGATGAGCGGGCCGTTGGGCATCTGGAAGATGTGCTTCATCTCGTACAGTCGCCCGTCGCCGCGCAGATAGGGCAGCATGTCGAACTTGGTCGGCGCGTCGACGACGACGATGGCGACGAACAGGGTGGAGCCGAAGAACTCACCGCGTGGGTTGCGCATCCGCCAGCGGCCGACGTGGCGGCCCGGCTCCTGGGGCGCGGTCAACGGCAGGGTCAGATTAACGACCGCCTGTGGCCCGGCGGATGGGGCGGACAGCCGCCGCACGTTGCCCAGCGTCGGGCCGCCGACGTGGACCAGTTCGTAGCCCGTGCCCCACGCGATGGAGCCAGTGTTGCGCACGGCCCACGTCTTCTCGAAGGCCGCGCCATGCACCACTTCGCTGCCATCGGGGAAGGTCAGGTGTTCCTCCAGTTGCGCGTCTTCCAGGGCTGGCGATCCCGGCGTGGAGGAAACCGGCACGCGCAGCTCGACGAAAAGGACGGGGCCAAAGAGGACGCCTTCCGGGTTGCGCGCCCGCCACGAACTGCGGTGGATGCCCGGGGCCAGCGGCGCTTCCAGCGGCGCGCTCACCTCGACCACCTCGCCCGGCAACGCGCCGGGCAGGGGCAGGCTGTCGGGGCCGTTCATGCGGTTGTCGCCGGCAAAGGCCAGCGCGTAGCCCGGCCCCCAGGTGGATGACCCGGCGTTACGGATGCGCCACATCTTGGCGAAGCGCGCGCCGGCGGCCACGACCGACCCGTCGGGGTAGGTGACGTCGGACAGGAAAACGGCGTCATCGAGCGCGCCGGGCCGGACGACCTCGATCTCCACGACCAGCAGATCGCCGAAGGGCAAGCCGCCGGGCGAGCGCGCCTGCCACGTGGCGCGATGATGGCCGGCGCTGGCTGGGGCCACGCATTCAATCGATACGTCGGCTTCCGCGCCGGGTGCGGTGGGCGGCAGCGGCATGGCCGTCGCCCCAGCCAACGGATTCGCGCCGACACAGGCCAACGTGTAGCCGGCGCGCCAGGCGGCCGTGCCATCGTTGCGCAAGCGCCACGTCTTGGTGAACTTGTGGCCGGGCGACAGGCGCGTCCCGTTGAGGATGGTCATGTCGGCCACGTAGGTCGCGCCGTCGCTGGGCCGCGCAACAGGCGCGGCCACCCGCAGCGCGGCGACCAGTTCCGGGCCGAACGCCTCGCCGGCCGGGTTGCGCAGCCGCCAGACGGCGCGAAACTCGCCGGGCGCGGCCGGGGCGGTCAGCCCGACCGACAAATCGGCCGTGGCTCCGGCCTTGGTCACCGGCAGAGCGATTCGCTGCCAATCGCCGGCCGACGACCCTTCACCGGCCAGCGCATACGTTTTGTCCCAGGTCGTATCGCCGCTGTTGCGCACGCGCCACGTCTTGACGACCGCTTGCCCGGCCTCGACCGTCGCCCCGGCGGGCAGCGTGACGTCGGCGACGAAGAGCGCATCATCGCGGCGGGCGATGGGCGTGACTACGATGTCGGCGAACAGTTCAAAGGCGAAGAGACGGCCGCGGGCGTTGCGTGCTTTCCAACTGCTGCGTTGGCGGCCGGGCGTTTGCGGCGCGGTCAACGGCACAGTGACTTCGCCCACCTCATCCGGCTTCAGAGGGGGCAGGGGCACGCTGTCGGGGCCGGCCATGCGCTCGTCGGCGAAATGCTCCAGCGTGAACCCTTCCCAGGTTGACGTGCCATTGTTGCGCACGCGCCACGTCTTGTTGAAGCTGCGCCCGGCGACGATGGCCGAGCCGTCGGGGATAGTCACGTCGGCCAGATAGGCCATTTCGTCCACGACCGGCACGGTGACGTCGCGAAGGTAGCGTGTCGGATCGACGACGTCGGCCACCACGTAGCCCTTCAGTCCCAGGTCGAGGTGTTGCAGGGTCAGATGGAGATGGACGCCGGTCGAGTTGCCGGTGGTGCCGGCCACGCCCAGCCGCTGCCCGGCCTCGACCACGTCGCCGACTTGCAGCGCCGGATTGACGGCCGACAGATGGGCATACCAGGTGACCCAGGTTGTGGCGTCGGCCCACTCGTGCCGCACGCGCACGTAATTGCCGTAGCCGGTATTGCCGGCGCGGATGCGGTCGATGACGCCGCGCTGGGCAGCGACGATCTCCGCCGGGCGGCCGCCGGCCACGGCGCGCAGGTCGATACCTTCGTGCCGGCCGTTGGCGTAGGCGCGCGGACTATTAAACGGATCGGTGATGTAGAAGCCGGTAGTGACCGGGTTGTTCAGCCAAAAGCGCGTCGTGTTGTCGTCGGGCATTGATACTTCCTACCTGACTTACGACAGCCGAGCGTGGGCGACTGTGCATGAATGATGGCATCGTTGTTAGCCGCGATAGCGTTGCTGGGCCTGGGCCCACTCGTAGAGTTGCGCGTACCCCTGGGCCGACCGCTGCCAGGAGAAATCGGCGCTCATGCCGTTGGCCTGGATCCGCCGCCAATTCGGTCGATCGACGTTGTAGATGAAGGTGGCGCGTTGGATGGCATCCCACAGCGCGCCGACGCTGAAGTCATGGAACGAGAAGCCGGTGTAGCCGTCGTGGACGGTATCGGCCAGCCCGCCGGTGGCGCGAACGATAGGCACGCTGCCGTAGCGCATGGCGATCATCTGCCCCAGGCCGCACGGCTCGAAGCGCGACGGCATCAGGAACATATCGCTGCCGGCGTAGATGAGCGGGGCCAGCCCGGCGTGATAGCCGATGTAGGCGGTCATCTTGTCGCGGTGGTAGGCGGCCAATTGGGCGAACATATTCTCATACTCGGCGGCGCCCGACCCCAGGACGACAAATTGCGCCGGGCCGGAGTAGCTGTTCATCAGCATGTGGAGGGTATGACCCATCAGCTCCAGCCCCTTTTGCCAATCGAGGCGCGAGATCAGGGCCAGGATGGGCACATCGGGGATCTGCGGCAGGCCCACGGTGGCCTGGAGGGCGCGTCGGGCTTCGGCGCGGTTCTCCAGGTCATCGAGGTCGAAGTGGGCCGGTAGCCGCGGGTCAGTGGCCGGGTTCCATTCGTCGTAGTCGAGGCCGTTGAGGATGCCGTGCAGGTCGCCCTGGCGGTGGCGCAGCAGGCCGTCCAGCCGCGCGCCGCCGTCGGGGGTCATGATTTCGCGGGCGTAGGTTGGGCTGACGGTGTTGATAATGTTGGCGTGGTAGATGCCGCGGGCCATGAAGTTGACTTCGCCGTAGGCTTCCTCCTTCAGGGAGTGGGTATACAGTTGCAGGTAATCGAAGATGTTCCAGCTACTCAGCCCCTGGTGGGCCAAATTGTGGATGGTGAACACGCTGCCCACGCCGTGGTAGCGCGGGTTGGCCTGGCCGGCCGTCGATAGCCAGACGATGGCCGGGGCGGAGTGCCAGTCGTGGGCATGCAACACGTCGGGCCGCCAATTGATCGATTCGGTCAGGGCGAACGCGGCGCGGCTGAAGAAGGCGAAGCGATACGAATCGTCCCCGTAACCGTAGATGTTTTCCCGATTGAACAGGTTGTTCTGGGCGATAAAGTAGACCGGCACCTCGCTGCCCGGCAGCTTGCCCTCGAATGCCCCGGCATGGACAACGCCGGAGCCGGTGGGCACGTCGAGACGCAGCGGCATACTCTGCACGCCGGGATAGCCGGCTTCGATTTTGCGGTAGGCGGGCATGACGACGCGCACGTCGAAGCCCAGGGCATGGAGCGCCTTGGGCAGCGAGCCGCCGACGTCGCCCAGGCCGCCGGTCTTGGCAAACGGCGCAACTTCGGCGCTGAGGAAGAGGATGCGGAGTGGTTCGGCCATGGTGTCGCCTCGCGGTATTAGCCCGTCGCGTCCCAGGGGGCGACGGCGGGTAAGATTTCCAATTGGTTTACGACAAGTTGGCGACAGAGAGCGCCAGTGAAAAGTATTGTGCCTGAATCGTATGGGTTCCGCAATGATTCAGGGCCACCCCGTCAGGACTTTAT is drawn from Candidatus Promineifilum breve and contains these coding sequences:
- a CDS encoding NBR1-Ig-like domain-containing protein produces the protein MPDDNTTRFWLNNPVTTGFYITDPFNSPRAYANGRHEGIDLRAVAGGRPAEIVAAQRGVIDRIRAGNTGYGNYVRVRHEWADATTWVTWYAHLSAVNPALQVGDVVEAGQRLGVAGTTGNSTGVHLHLTLQHLDLGLKGYVVADVVDPTRYLRDVTVPVVDEMAYLADVTIPDGSAIVAGRSFNKTWRVRNNGTSTWEGFTLEHFADERMAGPDSVPLPPLKPDEVGEVTVPLTAPQTPGRQRSSWKARNARGRLFAFELFADIVVTPIARRDDALFVADVTLPAGATVEAGQAVVKTWRVRNSGDTTWDKTYALAGEGSSAGDWQRIALPVTKAGATADLSVGLTAPAAPGEFRAVWRLRNPAGEAFGPELVAALRVAAPVARPSDGATYVADMTILNGTRLSPGHKFTKTWRLRNDGTAAWRAGYTLACVGANPLAGATAMPLPPTAPGAEADVSIECVAPASAGHHRATWQARSPGGLPFGDLLVVEIEVVRPGALDDAVFLSDVTYPDGSVVAAGARFAKMWRIRNAGSSTWGPGYALAFAGDNRMNGPDSLPLPGALPGEVVEVSAPLEAPLAPGIHRSSWRARNPEGVLFGPVLFVELRVPVSSTPGSPALEDAQLEEHLTFPDGSEVVHGAAFEKTWAVRNTGSIAWGTGYELVHVGGPTLGNVRRLSAPSAGPQAVVNLTLPLTAPQEPGRHVGRWRMRNPRGEFFGSTLFVAIVVVDAPTKFDMLPYLRGDGRLYEMKHIFQMPNGPLIGQQRAQTQREGVRFYQTKNSEWEEMWADERFIYRGTDTSPGSGNFYTLMDGERYGTAWIPRRMAVGQAYRRSVTVVSRRKGNCMMNSHLSGRHVTWIRLEALHQTLTLPDAEGRPKRGYQLRDVAVFAAYNEEKGRPAAQPFERYYYAKGYGLIMWEGILTDHRGLSFLVEAHQPGERPDNVRERIPCLDSLRP
- a CDS encoding glycogen synthase, with amino-acid sequence MAEPLRILFLSAEVAPFAKTGGLGDVGGSLPKALHALGFDVRVVMPAYRKIEAGYPGVQSMPLRLDVPTGSGVVHAGAFEGKLPGSEVPVYFIAQNNLFNRENIYGYGDDSYRFAFFSRAAFALTESINWRPDVLHAHDWHSAPAIVWLSTAGQANPRYHGVGSVFTIHNLAHQGLSSWNIFDYLQLYTHSLKEEAYGEVNFMARGIYHANIINTVSPTYAREIMTPDGGARLDGLLRHRQGDLHGILNGLDYDEWNPATDPRLPAHFDLDDLENRAEARRALQATVGLPQIPDVPILALISRLDWQKGLELMGHTLHMLMNSYSGPAQFVVLGSGAAEYENMFAQLAAYHRDKMTAYIGYHAGLAPLIYAGSDMFLMPSRFEPCGLGQMIAMRYGSVPIVRATGGLADTVHDGYTGFSFHDFSVGALWDAIQRATFIYNVDRPNWRRIQANGMSADFSWQRSAQGYAQLYEWAQAQQRYRG